Part of the Archaeoglobus neptunius genome, CGCAAGGCAGTCAAGTACAAGCTTTACAAGTTTTTCATGACCTATCTTCGATGCTACCTCTTCCGCAGTTTTTGGGCTGCTCAGCATATCAAAAATGCCCAGCTCAATTGCCGCCCTCAGCAACTGGATCTTCCTGAACCCATCACTCCACTCGTTAATTGTTTTTTCAAAATACTCTGCATGTTCGGGAATCTCGAACATAAAAGTCACCCCGGAATTATCAGCGTTTTCCCATTCACCCTCACAACCTCGGCCTCTATACCATAAACGGCCTCTATGTTATCTCTTGTGAGAATCTCTGTACCACCTTCAGCGTAGATCCTGCCGTCTTTCATCATAAGAATTCTGTCAGCGTAGAGGGATGCAAGGTTGAGATCATGCATCGTTGCTATCACCGAGATTTTACTTTCCCGGGCAATTTTTCTAACGAGTTTCAGAATTTCTATCTGGTTTTTGACGTCGAGATTATTTGTTGGCTCATCAAGAAGCAAAATTTTTGGTTTCTGTGCCAGAGCCCTTGCTATCATAACTTTCTGCAGCTCTCCTCCACTCAGCTCATTTATCCTCCTAAATGCAAGTTTTTCGAGTTCCAGTAATGATATTATCTCCTCCACAATTCTGTAATCCTTCTCGCTGGGACCGAATCCCATGTGGGGCTTTCTTCCAAGAAGTATCACATCAAAAACCGTCAAAAAGGCAGTATCACTTCTCTGAGATACATAAGCAAGTTTTTTTGCCAGCTCCCTTCCGGAAAGACCTTCCATACCATCAATCAGGATTGAACCCTCTGCTTTCAAAATTCCCGCTATACATCTCAGAAGGGTTGTCTTACCACTACCATTAGGCCCCACAATAAAAACAACTTCACCTCCATCAACCTGAAAGCTCAGACCCCTCAGAACAGATTCCGTGTTGTATGAGAAGCTAATATTCCTGACAGCTATCATCTCTTCACCTCCACCCTCTCAAAAGAAGATAGATAAATGCCGGGGCGCCTATAAAAGCCGTCACAATCCCTACAGGTATCATTACCGGCAGTAAAATCGATCTACCGAAGGTATCAGCTATTAGCAGGAACGTTGCACCAAAAGCCGTGCTGAGCGGGATGAGACGCCTGTAATCTCCAGTAATTGAAATCCTTATTGAGTGGGGAGCAACAAGACCAACAAAACCAACAATTCCGGTAAACGAAACACAGACTGCAGTCAGGAAGGAGGCAAGAAGGAGACTTTCGAGTCTGACTCTCTGACAGTTGACGCCAAGAGATGTGGCGGTTTCGTCACTTAGAGTGAGAGCATTGTAGTCCATGCGTCTCAGCATGAAGTAAAACATACATACAGAAGTGGCGGAAAAGATCAAAAATATCTCATTCCAGTTTGTTCTCCCCATATCTCCAAATGTCCAGAAAACGACAGATGCGACTTTCACATCATCTGTGAAGTACTGCATGAGCATTGTTGAGGCCTGAAACAGCGAGGCCATTGCAACTCCTGCCAGAATCATCGCTTCAGGACTCATATCTCTCAGCCTGGCCAGCAGGAGAATTACAAATACACTTATCAGCGATCCGAGGAACGCAAAAAGGGGAACAAGATACGGATTCAGTATAGTTATGCTTTCACCAGTCCTGTGCAGCATCCCTGCCCCGAGGTAGATTATTGCGAATGCGGCACCGAAAGCCGCACCCTGTGATATACCGAGCGTAAACGGAGAAGCAAGAGGATTCCTCAGGATACACTGCATCACC contains:
- a CDS encoding FecCD family ABC transporter permease encodes the protein MIEYSKRPGNAEIIIAALLIFSTLASLCIGPYRLSPAEVLESLLTGTSTVIWNIRLPRVITALLVGASLAVSGAVMQCILRNPLASPFTLGISQGAAFGAAFAIIYLGAGMLHRTGESITILNPYLVPLFAFLGSLISVFVILLLARLRDMSPEAMILAGVAMASLFQASTMLMQYFTDDVKVASVVFWTFGDMGRTNWNEIFLIFSATSVCMFYFMLRRMDYNALTLSDETATSLGVNCQRVRLESLLLASFLTAVCVSFTGIVGFVGLVAPHSIRISITGDYRRLIPLSTAFGATFLLIADTFGRSILLPVMIPVGIVTAFIGAPAFIYLLLRGWR
- a CDS encoding ABC transporter ATP-binding protein; protein product: MIAVRNISFSYNTESVLRGLSFQVDGGEVVFIVGPNGSGKTTLLRCIAGILKAEGSILIDGMEGLSGRELAKKLAYVSQRSDTAFLTVFDVILLGRKPHMGFGPSEKDYRIVEEIISLLELEKLAFRRINELSGGELQKVMIARALAQKPKILLLDEPTNNLDVKNQIEILKLVRKIARESKISVIATMHDLNLASLYADRILMMKDGRIYAEGGTEILTRDNIEAVYGIEAEVVRVNGKTLIIPG